In Brassica rapa cultivar Chiifu-401-42 chromosome A06, CAAS_Brap_v3.01, whole genome shotgun sequence, a single window of DNA contains:
- the LOC117126174 gene encoding uncharacterized protein LOC117126174, producing MSRVLLFLIVSLVALVGSINGLTPCGSTPTAPNWKNQMESTEESQRELGRMGLECNTEGYTGGSGSGSVSAASAVFGLFLLLFMIFGVAAGIWCVCVQRQKAINAANINNFPGQVVGAQVAHETDLKTVQKGDAGYKV from the exons ATGTCTCGTGTCCTACTTTTCCTCATCGTTTCGTTGGTGGCTTTGGTTGGATCAATTAATG GACTAACGCCGTGTGGATCAACTCCCACAGCTCCTAATTGGAAGAATCAGATGGAATCCACCGAGGAATCACAACGTGAATTGGGAAGGATGGGTTTGGAGTGCAACACCGAAGGGTACACAGGtggttcgggttcgggttcTGTCTCTGCTGCCAGTGCTGTCTTCGGACTCTTCCTCTTGCTTTTCATGATATTTGGTGTCGCCGCGGGGATCTGGTGCGTGTGTGTCCAGAGGCAAAAGGCTATAAACGCAGCCAACATCAATAACTTTCCAG GTCAAGTGGTAGGAGCTCAGGTGGCTCATGAAACTGATCTCAAGACAGTTCAAAAGGGAGATGCTGGTTATAAAGTTTGA
- the LOC103874252 gene encoding kinesin-like protein KIN-10C isoform X2, producing METKLPMTSHGRNKAVRVVARFKPSVAYPNVKSSSSSSAAAVSVHKPNGDESETVSISFGAQFPGSKDSYKLDYCYEEDETTSLILTKEIKPLISTVFEGKDANVIAHGARGSGKTHLIQGSEKEPGLAVLTMAEMLSMAGERGYSILVSVYEVCNEAVYDISDQEKRVVSVLESAQGRIQLKGLSKVHVKSLSEFKELYFGLKKTQKLKGDSPLRSHRGVMIHVTATGSNVSSGSIGRMNFLDLAGYEDSRKQKTDLVPLEITRINKSIYALQNVMYALNANESHVPYRESKLTRMLKDCLQGSNRTLLITCLPRELSQDSFYMLNLASRICLGGNRAMANATKKSKGPARSISSSSVAQRRQTPLNVTASSKQRTELRANASERKIKLNTSTSAIKGRKLFGEANGSVKSKNNSNKEIFTSKVVLNVQSSASEEEVCSSFIVTDSQSSLLVKESSVQAVSSSNNLQATPRKHEERFLEATNCVDAVACKAQIVERDDNRSDAEEGRTPFSEGENLEKENINLLTNEITSPPLSLRLQELSNKLKSICDTSNQPSTPEKYQAAVTKYREQVPEHGDVTAEAELRTPERSMPLNVGFSPWKTFSAHSSKLKNSAVGEYLKFLNTADKEDLKKLKGIGEKRATYIVELRQESPEPFKKLDDLKDIGLSEKQIKGMLRKEIGDIFQ from the exons ATGGAGACCAAGTTGCCGATGACTAGTCATGGACGAAATAAAGCGGTTCGGGTGGTGGCTAGGTTCAAGCCATCAGTAGCATATCCGAATGtaaaatcatcatcatcatcatcagcagcAGCTGTATCAGTTCACAAACCCAACGGTGATGAATCCGAGACTGTTTCCATTTCGTTCGGAGCTCAATTCCCTGG TTCGAAGGATTCATATAAGTTGGACTACTGctatgaagaagatgaaaccaCGAGTTTAATTCTCACCAAGGAGATTAAGCCTCTTATCTCTACTGTCTTTGAAGGTAAAGATGCTAACGTAATTGCACACGGAGCCAGAGGTAGTGGAAAAACACATCTTATTCAG ggGTCTGAGAAGGAACCTGGATTAGCTGTCCTTACAATGGCTGAGATGTTATCCATGGCTGGGGAAAGGGGATACTCGATTTTAGTATCGGTTTACGAGGTCTGTAATGAAGCAGTGTATGACATCTCAGACCAAGAAAAGAGAGTGGTGTCTGTACTAGAAAGTGCACAAGGGAGAATCCAACTAAAGGGACTTTCCAAG GTACATGTGAAGTCACTCTCAGAGTTCAAAGAATTATATTTCGGTCTCAAGAAAACTCAGAAGCTGAAGGGTGACTCTCCTCTTCGGAGCCATAGAGGTGTGATGATACATGTAACTGCTACTGGTAGCAACGTCAGTTCAGGATCCATTGGGAGGATGAACTTTCTTGATTTGGCAG GATATGAGGACTCCAGGAAACAAAAAACTGATCTGGTTCCTCTAGAGATAACCAGAATCAATAAGTCGATATATGCGTTGCAGAACGTCATGTATGCTCTCAACGCAAATGAATCTCACGTGCCGTATAGGGAGAGCAAACTCACTCGCATGCTAAAAGACTGTTTACAAGGATCCAACAGAACGTTGCTGATCACTTGTTTG CCTCGGGAACTCAGCCAAGACTCGTTTTACATGCTAAACTTAGCTTCACGTATCTGCTTAGGCGGTAACCGAGCCATGGCTAATGCAACTAAGAAGAGCAAAGGTCCTGCAAGATCTATTTCTTCATCTTCTGTCGCTCAAAGGAGGCAAACACCTTTGAATGTGACTGCTTCTTCTAAACAAAGGACTGAGCTAAGGGCAAACGCGAGTGAGAGAAAGATTAAACTCAACACTTCCACTTCTGCAATTAAAGGAAG GAAACTGTTCGGTGAAGCAAATGGTTCGGTGAAATCTAAAAATAACTCTAACAAG GAAATTTTCACTTCAAAAGTTGTCTTGAACGTTCAGTCCTCCGCATCAGAAGAA GAAGTCTGCTCGTCATTTATTGTTACAGATTCTCAATCTTCTTTGCTAGTGAAG GAAAGTTCTGTCCAGGCTGTCTCAAGTTCTAATAATCTTCAGGCGACACCTCGGAAACATGAAGAAAGGTTTTTAGAAGCCACTAACTGCGTTGACGCTGTTGCATGCAAAG CTCAAATTGTAGAGAGGGATGACAACCGTTCAGACGCTGAAGAAGGTCGCACTCCGTTTAGTGAAG GTGAAAACttggaaaaagaaaacattaattTGCTAACCAATGAAATTACATCACCACCACTCAGCTTGCGGCTTCAAGAGCTATCCAACAAATTGAAGTCGATATGCGATACCTCAAACCAACCATCAACACCTGAGAAGTACCAAGCTGCAGTGACTAAATATCGTGAACAAGTACCAGAGCATGGCGATGTTACTGCTGAAGCTGAGCTAAGAACACCAGAGAGAAGTATGCCTTTAAATGTTGGGTTTAGTCCTTGGAAGACATTCAGTGCGCACAGCTCTAAACTGAAG AACTCTGCGGTTGGTGAGTACCTCAAGTTCCTAAACACTGCAGATAA GGAAGATTTAAAGAAGCTAAAG GGCATCGGAGAAAAGAGAGCGACTTACATAGTTGAGCTCCGCCAAGAATCTCCTGAACCATTTAAGAAA CTTGATGACTTGAAAGATATTGGACTCTCAGAAAAACAG ATTAAGGGAATGCTAAGGAAAGAGATTGGAGATATTTTCCAGTAG
- the LOC103874252 gene encoding kinesin-like protein KIN-10C isoform X1 → METKLPMTSHGRNKAVRVVARFKPSVAYPNVKSSSSSSAAAVSVHKPNGDESETVSISFGAQFPGSKDSYKLDYCYEEDETTSLILTKEIKPLISTVFEGKDANVIAHGARGSGKTHLIQGSEKEPGLAVLTMAEMLSMAGERGYSILVSVYEVCNEAVYDISDQEKRVVSVLESAQGRIQLKGLSKVHVKSLSEFKELYFGLKKTQKLKGDSPLRSHRGVMIHVTATGSNVSSGSIGRMNFLDLAGYEDSRKQKTDLVPLEITRINKSIYALQNVMYALNANESHVPYRESKLTRMLKDCLQGSNRTLLITCLPRELSQDSFYMLNLASRICLGGNRAMANATKKSKGPARSISSSSVAQRRQTPLNVTASSKQRTELRANASERKIKLNTSTSAIKGRKLFGEANGSVKSKNNSNKMEGKEMMAVKKEIFTSKVVLNVQSSASEEEVCSSFIVTDSQSSLLVKESSVQAVSSSNNLQATPRKHEERFLEATNCVDAVACKAQIVERDDNRSDAEEGRTPFSEGENLEKENINLLTNEITSPPLSLRLQELSNKLKSICDTSNQPSTPEKYQAAVTKYREQVPEHGDVTAEAELRTPERSMPLNVGFSPWKTFSAHSSKLKNSAVGEYLKFLNTADKEDLKKLKGIGEKRATYIVELRQESPEPFKKLDDLKDIGLSEKQIKGMLRKEIGDIFQ, encoded by the exons ATGGAGACCAAGTTGCCGATGACTAGTCATGGACGAAATAAAGCGGTTCGGGTGGTGGCTAGGTTCAAGCCATCAGTAGCATATCCGAATGtaaaatcatcatcatcatcatcagcagcAGCTGTATCAGTTCACAAACCCAACGGTGATGAATCCGAGACTGTTTCCATTTCGTTCGGAGCTCAATTCCCTGG TTCGAAGGATTCATATAAGTTGGACTACTGctatgaagaagatgaaaccaCGAGTTTAATTCTCACCAAGGAGATTAAGCCTCTTATCTCTACTGTCTTTGAAGGTAAAGATGCTAACGTAATTGCACACGGAGCCAGAGGTAGTGGAAAAACACATCTTATTCAG ggGTCTGAGAAGGAACCTGGATTAGCTGTCCTTACAATGGCTGAGATGTTATCCATGGCTGGGGAAAGGGGATACTCGATTTTAGTATCGGTTTACGAGGTCTGTAATGAAGCAGTGTATGACATCTCAGACCAAGAAAAGAGAGTGGTGTCTGTACTAGAAAGTGCACAAGGGAGAATCCAACTAAAGGGACTTTCCAAG GTACATGTGAAGTCACTCTCAGAGTTCAAAGAATTATATTTCGGTCTCAAGAAAACTCAGAAGCTGAAGGGTGACTCTCCTCTTCGGAGCCATAGAGGTGTGATGATACATGTAACTGCTACTGGTAGCAACGTCAGTTCAGGATCCATTGGGAGGATGAACTTTCTTGATTTGGCAG GATATGAGGACTCCAGGAAACAAAAAACTGATCTGGTTCCTCTAGAGATAACCAGAATCAATAAGTCGATATATGCGTTGCAGAACGTCATGTATGCTCTCAACGCAAATGAATCTCACGTGCCGTATAGGGAGAGCAAACTCACTCGCATGCTAAAAGACTGTTTACAAGGATCCAACAGAACGTTGCTGATCACTTGTTTG CCTCGGGAACTCAGCCAAGACTCGTTTTACATGCTAAACTTAGCTTCACGTATCTGCTTAGGCGGTAACCGAGCCATGGCTAATGCAACTAAGAAGAGCAAAGGTCCTGCAAGATCTATTTCTTCATCTTCTGTCGCTCAAAGGAGGCAAACACCTTTGAATGTGACTGCTTCTTCTAAACAAAGGACTGAGCTAAGGGCAAACGCGAGTGAGAGAAAGATTAAACTCAACACTTCCACTTCTGCAATTAAAGGAAG GAAACTGTTCGGTGAAGCAAATGGTTCGGTGAAATCTAAAAATAACTCTAACAAG ATGGAAGGCAAAGAAATGATGGCAGTGAAAAAG GAAATTTTCACTTCAAAAGTTGTCTTGAACGTTCAGTCCTCCGCATCAGAAGAA GAAGTCTGCTCGTCATTTATTGTTACAGATTCTCAATCTTCTTTGCTAGTGAAG GAAAGTTCTGTCCAGGCTGTCTCAAGTTCTAATAATCTTCAGGCGACACCTCGGAAACATGAAGAAAGGTTTTTAGAAGCCACTAACTGCGTTGACGCTGTTGCATGCAAAG CTCAAATTGTAGAGAGGGATGACAACCGTTCAGACGCTGAAGAAGGTCGCACTCCGTTTAGTGAAG GTGAAAACttggaaaaagaaaacattaattTGCTAACCAATGAAATTACATCACCACCACTCAGCTTGCGGCTTCAAGAGCTATCCAACAAATTGAAGTCGATATGCGATACCTCAAACCAACCATCAACACCTGAGAAGTACCAAGCTGCAGTGACTAAATATCGTGAACAAGTACCAGAGCATGGCGATGTTACTGCTGAAGCTGAGCTAAGAACACCAGAGAGAAGTATGCCTTTAAATGTTGGGTTTAGTCCTTGGAAGACATTCAGTGCGCACAGCTCTAAACTGAAG AACTCTGCGGTTGGTGAGTACCTCAAGTTCCTAAACACTGCAGATAA GGAAGATTTAAAGAAGCTAAAG GGCATCGGAGAAAAGAGAGCGACTTACATAGTTGAGCTCCGCCAAGAATCTCCTGAACCATTTAAGAAA CTTGATGACTTGAAAGATATTGGACTCTCAGAAAAACAG ATTAAGGGAATGCTAAGGAAAGAGATTGGAGATATTTTCCAGTAG
- the LOC103874251 gene encoding uncharacterized protein LOC103874251, with product MFSFILNARRSRELHQWRNLTSPLSNLLLPQTSPPFATSFSSDPTPEDDKKRKTFTVHYLINSLGLTPKLAESISSKANFDSKQNPDSVLKLLRSYGFADPQISTIIATYPRFLVENPEKTLRAKLHFLKLNGASSSEITDIVSKVPKILGKRGHVSITGYFDYVKEILQDQDNVKQTNRTRNVSVLRELGVPHKLLLNLLISKAKPVCGKERFEESVKKIVEMGFDPTSKKFVNALYVFYELSEKTIEMKVCIYKKLGFSVDEVWSTFKKWPYLLKYSEKKITQTFETLRECGLTEEEVRAVVKKYPECVGTSEEKIVGSVETFVELGFTGEEALMIIKRHPQCIGLASDTVKSKIEFLVGKMGWGLKDVASTPIVLGFSLEKFILPRCNVIRALMSKRLIGEMPAISSALTSPKLRFLKNFVKKHEEVLPELISIFNGDCVSLA from the coding sequence ATGTTTTCATTCATACTCAACGCTCGAAGGTCGCGCGAGCTACATCAATGGAGAAACTTGACATCTCCACTATCGAATCTCCTCCTCCCACAAACCTCACCTCCTTTCGCTACTTCCTTCTCTTCAGATCCAACCCCAGAAGACGATAAAAAGAGAAAGACTTTCACAGTCCATTACCTCATCAACTCCTTGGGTCTAACTCCAAAACTCGCCGAATCAATCTCATCGAAAGCCAACTTCGACTCGAAACAAAACCCAGACTCGGTCCTCAAACTCCTCCGAAGCTACGGATTCGCCGACCCGCAAATCTCCACCATCATCGCCACCTACCCGCGCTTCCTCGTCGAAAACCCCGAGAAGACCCTCCGCGCGAAGCTCCACTTCCTCAAGCTCAACGGCGCTTCGAGCTCCGAGATCACGGATATCGTCTCGAAAGTCCCCAAGATCTTAGGAAAAAGAGGCCACGTGTCAATCACTGGTTACTTCGATTACGTCAAAGAGATTCTGCAAGATCAAGACAATGTGAAGCAGACGAACAGAACAAGGAACGTCTCTGTTCTGAGAGAGCTTGGAGTGCCTCACAAGCTATTGCTCAACTTGCTGATCTCCAAGGCCAAACCGGTCTGCGGTAAAGAGAGGTTCGAGGAGTCGGTGAAGAAGATCGTCGAGATGGGGTTTGATCCTACCTCCAAGAAGTTCGTCAACGCTCTTTACGTTTTCTACGAGCTGAGCGAGAAGACTATAGAGATGAAAGTGTGTATTTACAAAAAGCTAGGCTTCAGCGTTGACGAGGTCTGGTCAACGTTCAAGAAATGGCCTTACTTGCTGAAGTACTCGGAGAAGAAGATTACTCAGACGTTCGAGACGTTGAGAGAGTGCGGTCTAACGGAAGAGGAGGTGCGTGCGGTAGTTAAGAAGTATCCTGAGTGCGTAGGCACTTCGGAGGAGAAGATAGTGGGATCCGTCGAGACTTTTGTCGAGCTGGGGTTTACTGGAGAGGAGGCGTTGATGATTATCAAGAGGCATCCTCAGTGTATTGGATTGGCTTCGGATACGGTGAAGAGTAAGATAGAGTTTCTTGTGGGGAAGATGGGTTGGGGTTTGAAGGATGTGGCTTCGACACCTATTGTACTTGGTTTCAGCTTGGAGAAGTTCATTTTGCCGAGATGTAATGTGATTAGAGCTCTTATGTCGAAAAGGCTGATCGGTGAAATGCCTGCGATTTCGTCTGCGTTGACGAGTCCTAAGCTGAGGTTTTTGAAGAATTTTGTGAAGAAGCATGAGGAGGTGTTGCCTGAGTTGATCTCTATCTTCAATGGAGATTGTGTTTCATTAGCTTAG
- the LOC103874253 gene encoding endoglucanase 9 isoform X1, which produces MAAASMVFREVDSEYPLLLLATAKSVMQFTIQYRGNCSDSPSSSLCPLYCSYSGYKDELMWGAAWLLKATNDLHYKNFIESLGDGDQPDIFNWDNKYAGAYVLLSQRALLNKDINFELCKILPDARSSQSLPLGGLMYKLPQSNPQYNRHNILAHNLRQVHESHTTHIRLRKLRNHHPQRLDKRIEETSGLHTRR; this is translated from the exons ATGGCTGCAGCTTCTATGGTTTTCAGGGAAGTTGATTCTGAGTACCCGCTTTTGCTGCTGGCAACAGCTAAGAGTGTGATGCAGTTTACCATTCAGTACAGAGGAAATTGCAGTgattctccttcttcatctctcTGTCCTTTATACTGCTCCTACTCTGGTTACAAG GACGAGCTTATGTGGGGTGCGGCATGGCTGCTGAAAGCAACCAATGATCTGCATTACAAAAACTTCATAGAATCTCTAGGAGATGGAGATCAGCCTGACATCTTCAACTGGGACAACAAATATGCTGGCGCCTATGTTCTTCTTTCACAG CGAGCATTACTTAACAAAGACATCAACTTTGAACTATGCAAGATCCTCCCAGACGCAAGATCCTCCCAGTCGCTCCCTCTAG GAGGCTTGATGTACAAGTTACCTCAGAGCAACCCCCAATATAACCGCCATAACATTCTTGCTCACAACCTACGCCAAGTACATGAAAGCCACACAACACATATTCGACTGCGGAAACTCCGCAACCATCATCCCCAACGCCTTGATAAGCGTATCGAAGAAACAAGTGGATTACATACTCGGCGCTAA
- the LOC103874253 gene encoding endoglucanase 9 isoform X2: MAAASMVFREVDSEYPLLLLATAKSVMQFTIQYRGNCSDSPSSSLCPLYCSYSGYKDELMWGAAWLLKATNDLHYKNFIESLGDGDQPDIFNWDNKYAGAYVLLSQRALLNKDINFELCKILPDARSSQSLPLGLPITLKEA, translated from the exons ATGGCTGCAGCTTCTATGGTTTTCAGGGAAGTTGATTCTGAGTACCCGCTTTTGCTGCTGGCAACAGCTAAGAGTGTGATGCAGTTTACCATTCAGTACAGAGGAAATTGCAGTgattctccttcttcatctctcTGTCCTTTATACTGCTCCTACTCTGGTTACAAG GACGAGCTTATGTGGGGTGCGGCATGGCTGCTGAAAGCAACCAATGATCTGCATTACAAAAACTTCATAGAATCTCTAGGAGATGGAGATCAGCCTGACATCTTCAACTGGGACAACAAATATGCTGGCGCCTATGTTCTTCTTTCACAG CGAGCATTACTTAACAAAGACATCAACTTTGAACTATGCAAGATCCTCCCAGACGCAAGATCCTCCCAGTCGCTCCCTCTAGGTCTACCCATTACACTCAAG GAGGCTTGA
- the LOC103874254 gene encoding BAHD acyltransferase DCR: protein MKIKITSKTHVKPNKPILGKQQFQLTTFDLPYLAFYYNQKFLLYKFQNPLDLEEPTFQNNVVEKLKDGLSSVLEDFYQLAGKLAKDDEGVFRVEYDADDEEINGVEFSVAEAPDVSVGDLTVEDGTAKLEELVPYSRISNLEGLSRPLLVIQVTKLKDGLAMGLAFNHAVLDGTATWHFMSSWAEICRGAKTISTQPFLDRAKARDTRVKLDLTAPKDPNAGDGAAEPPQLVEKVFRFSDSAIHTIKSRANSVIPSDGSKPFSTFQSLTSHIWRHVTLARGLKPEDITVFTVFADCRRRVDPPMPEEYFGNMIQAIFTGTAAGLLAAHGPEFGASVVQKAIVAHEARVVDARNEEWEKSPKIFQFKDAGVNCVAVGSSPRFKVYEVDFGWGKPETVRSGSNNRFNGMMYLYQGKAGGISIDVEISLEAHVMEKLEKSKEFLLVEEEDGKNLSNGNANGNGLV, encoded by the exons ATGAAGATAAAGATAACAAGCAAAACACATGTGAAACCAAACAAGCCAATACTAGGGAAGCAACAATTCCAGCTCACCACATTTGATCTTCCTTACCTAGCTTTCTACTACAACCAGAAGTTTCTGCTCTACAAGTTCCAGAACCCTCTAGATCTCGAGGAACCCACTTTCCAAAACAATGTCGTGGAGAAGCTCAAGGACGGTTTGAGTTCGGTTCTTGAAGACTTTTATCAGCTTGCTGGTAAGCTGGCCAAGGACGACGAAGGGGTCTTCCGAGTTGAGTACGATGCTGACGACGAAGAGATCAACGGCGTGGAGTTCTCGGTTGCTGAAGCTCCTGACGTCAGCGTCGGTGATCTCACGGTTGAGGATGGGACAGCTAAGCTCGAGGAGTTGGTTCCGTACAGCAGGATCTCGAATTTGGAAGGACTTAGCAGGCCTCTCCTTGTTATCCAG GTGACCAAACTTAAAGATGGGCTTGCAATGGGCCTAGCTTTCAATCACGCAGTGCTAGACGGAACTGCCACATGGCACTTCATGAGCTCATGGGCCGAGATTTGCCGTGGGGCCAAAACCATCTCGACCCAGCCTTTCCTGGACCGAGCTAAGGCGCGTGACACACGTGTGAAGCTGGACCTAACTGCCCCAAAGGACCCCAACGCCGGGGATGGTGCGGCGGAACCGCCGCAGCTGGTAGAGAAAGTCTTCAGGTTCTCAGACTCCGCCATCCACACGATCAAGTCAAGAGCCAACTCAGTCATCCCATCCGACGGCTCAAAACCTTTCTCCACTTTCCAGTCCCTCACATCGCACATCTGGCGCCACGTCACCCTCGCGCGTGGGCTCAAACCCGAAGACATAACTGTCTTCACTGTCTTCGCCGACTGTCGCCGCCGCGTCGATCCTCCGATGCCGGAGGAGTATTTCGGGAACATGATCCAGGCGATCTTCACGGGGACCGCGGCGGGGCTTCTGGCGGCGCACGGGCCGGAGTTCGGAGCTTCGGTGGTGCAGAAAGCGATCGTGGCTCACGAGGCGCGTGTGGTGGACGCGCGGAACGAGGAGTGGGAGAAGTCGCCGAAGATATTCCAGTTCAAAGACGCGGGAGTGAACTGCGTGGCGGTGGGGAGCTCGCCGAGGTTCAAGGTGTACGAGGTTGATTTCGGGTGGGGAAAACCGGAAACGGTTAGGAGCGGGTCGAACAACCGGTTTAATGGGATGATGTACCTGTACCAAGGGAAAGCTGGAGGTATAAGTATAGATGTGGAGATCTCTCTGGAAGCTCATGTCATGGAGAAGTTAGAGAAGAGTAAAGAGTTTTTACTTGTCGAAGAGGAAGATGGAAAGAATCTCAGCAATGGCAATGCTAATGGTAACGGTTTGGTTTGA